In Haliotis asinina isolate JCU_RB_2024 chromosome 15, JCU_Hal_asi_v2, whole genome shotgun sequence, one DNA window encodes the following:
- the LOC137265379 gene encoding endothelin-converting enzyme homolog isoform X4: MFTQVYPGTIPRSLPGPSDVWLYAGAPRTRILRTACTEENELLNANSIKMTEAPFGRSDSEDDIVEDYDDVMTIKSTCLRNRTALEKGLLVIVFLALVVIIGLAVGLTRPRVVPVETYCKTPACIQAASSILNAMDPSVDPCDDFYQYACGGWERQSPIPPGYQMWDRFQELSGKNLYVLKNLIETNTMQGEAMGKVKQLYRSCMDESVINRQTTLDDFRAIIKSVGGWSLDEDDSAGSSWDFGSALEKIHSYGAWPLFHVKVDIDERHPTERHILKFDLGQTVLPSDLFPSIKQNPDNPTPSPSSSPSPSTNTSNTSTPTPSPTPTQQQQPKKTVEEVKKIFLEETVHILMAFGMSKKNATERAEKLLDVEIAIASATPNTLHSHDRMRLYNVKSLAELEKNYTLTQLSWLEYLKKLNFVVTDADYVVILHPHYLTIVTHIVGDYLSRKNTTQILRDYMVLSLVRSLKPYFDPNTFEVYEESEEEEMIEHWKRCAFYTNSAMQFATGAIYVSGTAHEENAEKIEDLIVYVKSAFKDYLLRKFWMDKGTRTKASEKIDHIIDKISYPLYILNGTFLDTYYTKFEVVGDWFKNIQAWRKFQLQLANNLLKEKPDRKKSWLRPPVTVNAFYSPTRNDIIFPIAMFHLPFYIPNGPKSVNFGAMGSIIGHEITHAFDIQGRQYDRVGRLEEWWDPHTAANFAETTKCMKGQYGKFNRDGYRVNGTFTLDENIADNGGLRAAAFAYHMWVDENKEETPLPGLNLTHNQVFFVSFAQMYCSKYTNYGLLHHLVTDPHSPGFARVNGVLENFKTFSWAFDCPNAAKMNSRIKCEVW; the protein is encoded by the exons atgaCCGAAGCCCCGTTTGGGAGATCAGATTCTGAGGACGACATCGTCGAAGACTACGACGATGTGATGACAATAAAATCGACGTGTCTGAGAAACCGGACAGCCCTAGAGAAGGGTCTCTTGGTCATTGTGTTCCTAGCGCTAGTGGTCATCATCGGCCTGGCTGTAGGACTTACCAGACCCAGGGTAGTTCCGG TGGAGACATACTGCAAGACTCCCGCCTGTATACAGGCAGCAAGCTCCATCCTCAACGCTATGGACCCCAGCGTCGACCCTTGCGACGACTTCTACCAGTACGCCTGTGGGGGATGGGAGCGACAGTCCCCTATACCCCCGGGCTATCAGATGTGGGACAGATTCCAGGAGCTGTCTGGAAAGAACCTGTACGTGTTGAAGAATCTTATAG AAACCAACACAATGCAAGGTGAGGCCATGGGTAAAGTGAAGCAACTGTACAGGAGTTGTATGGATGAGAGCGTCATCAACCGGCAGACAACCCTTGACGACTTCCGGGCAATTATCAAGTCCGTCGGTGGCTGGTCACTTGACGAAGATGACAGCGCTGGCTCATCATGGGACTTCGGTTCGGCCTTAGAGAAAATCCACTCATATGGAGCATGGCCACTTTTTCATGTTAAGGTCGATATTGACGAGAGGCACCCAACTGAACGACATATACTTAAG TTTGACCTCGGTCAGACGGTACTGCCATCCGATCTATTCCCCtcaataaaacagaatcctGACAATCCAACCCCGTCTCCATCCTCCTCCCCATCTCCATCCACCAACACGTCGAACACCTCGACACCAACCCCTTCTCCAACACcgacacaacaacaacagccaAAGAAGACAGTGGAAGAG GTAAAGAAGATATTTTTGGAGGAGACTGTCCATATTTTAATGGCGTTTGGTATGTCAAAGAAAAACGCCACTGAGAGAGCCGAAAAGTTGTTGGATGTGGAAATCGCTATTGCTTCG GCTACACCAAACACATTACACTCGCATGACAGAATGAGGTTATACAACGTGAAATCACTAGCGGAACTGGAGAAAAATTATACTCTG ACCCAGCTGAGTTGGCTCGAGTATCTGAAGAAGCTGAACTTCGTCGTCACCGATGCTGACTACGTTGTGATTCTTCATCCGCACTACCTCACCATCGTCACTCACATCGTCGGGGACTACTTGTCGCGCAAGAATACAACTCA aatacTTAGAGACTACATGGTTCTGTCGCTTGTGCGATCTCTAAAGCCGTACTTTGATCCCAATACATTTGAAGTGTATGAAGAGTCGG AAGAGGAGGAAATGATTGAACACTGGAAGCGATGTGCCTTCTACACAAATTCCGCAATGCAGTTTGCTACGGGGGCAATCTACGTCAGCGGCACAGCCCATGAAGAGAATGCAGAAAAG ATTGAAGACCTCATCGTGTATGTAAAAAGTGCATTCAAGGATTACCTGTTGAGGAAGTTCTGGATGGACAAAGGTACAAGAACAAAGGCATCAGAAAAG atcGACCATATCATAGACAAAATCAGCTACCCCTTGTATATTCTCAATGGTACTTTCCTGGATACCTATTATACGAAG TTTGAGGTTGTCGGGGACTGGTTCAAGAATATTCAAGCTTGGCGGAAGTTCCAGCTGCAGCTTGCAAATAATCTTTTGAAAGAAAAACCAGACAGAAAAAAGAG CTGGCTTCGTCCGCCGGTCACGGTGAACGCATTCTACTCCCCCACAAGGAACGACATCATTTTCCCCATCGCCATGTTCCATCTTCCCTTTTACATTCCAAATGGACCAAA GTCCGTCAATTTTGGTGCTATGGGGTCCATCATAGGTCATGAAATTACACATGCGTTTGACATACAAG GTCGCCAGTATGATCGAGTGGGTCGACTTGAGGAATGGTGGGATCCCCATACAGCTGCCAATTTCGCAGAAACCACTAAATGTATGAAAGGCCAGTATGGAAAATTCAACAGAGATGGCTACAGA GTTAATGGGACCTTTACATTAGATGAAAATATTGCAGACAATGGAGGGCTGCGAGCCGCTGCCTTT GCATATCACATGTGGGTGGATGAGAATAAAGAAGAGACGCCTCTCCCCGGGCTGAATCTAACACACAATCAGGTGTTCTTTGTCAGTTTTGCACAG ATGTACTGctcaaaatatacaaattatgGCTTATTGCATCATCTAGTCACAGATCCACACAGTCCAGGTTTTGCGAG GGTCAACGGCGTTTTAGAAAATTTCAAGACATTTTCCTGGGCGTTCGACTGTCCAAATGCTGCAAAAATGAACTCCAGAATAAAGTGTGAAGTGTGGTAA
- the LOC137265379 gene encoding endothelin-converting enzyme homolog isoform X6: MHRTEGRKMLHQHRLALQLFEALAATACTEENELLNANSIKMTEAPFGRSDSEDDIVEDYDDVMTIKSTCLRNRTALEKGLLVIVFLALVVIIGLAVGLTRPRVVPVETYCKTPACIQAASSILNAMDPSVDPCDDFYQYACGGWERQSPIPPGYQMWDRFQELSGKNLYVLKNLIETNTMQGEAMGKVKQLYRSCMDESVINRQTTLDDFRAIIKSVGGWSLDEDDSAGSSWDFGSALEKIHSYGAWPLFHVKVDIDERHPTERHILKFDLGQTVLPSDLFPSIKQNPDNPTPSPSSSPSPSTNTSNTSTPTPSPTPTQQQQPKKTVEEVKKIFLEETVHILMAFGMSKKNATERAEKLLDVEIAIASATPNTLHSHDRMRLYNVKSLAELEKNYTLTQLSWLEYLKKLNFVVTDADYVVILHPHYLTIVTHIVGDYLSRKNTTQILRDYMVLSLVRSLKPYFDPNTFEVYEESEEEEMIEHWKRCAFYTNSAMQFATGAIYVSGTAHEENAEKIEDLIVYVKSAFKDYLLRKFWMDKGTRTKASEKIDHIIDKISYPLYILNGTFLDTYYTKFEVVGDWFKNIQAWRKFQLQLANNLLKEKPDRKKSWLRPPVTVNAFYSPTRNDIIFPIAMFHLPFYIPNGPKSVNFGAMGSIIGHEITHAFDIQGRQYDRVGRLEEWWDPHTAANFAETTKCMKGQYGKFNRDGYRVNGTFTLDENIADNGGLRAAAFAYHMWVDENKEETPLPGLNLTHNQVFFVSFAQMYCSKYTNYGLLHHLVTDPHSPGFARVNGVLENFKTFSWAFDCPNAAKMNSRIKCEVW; this comes from the exons atgaCCGAAGCCCCGTTTGGGAGATCAGATTCTGAGGACGACATCGTCGAAGACTACGACGATGTGATGACAATAAAATCGACGTGTCTGAGAAACCGGACAGCCCTAGAGAAGGGTCTCTTGGTCATTGTGTTCCTAGCGCTAGTGGTCATCATCGGCCTGGCTGTAGGACTTACCAGACCCAGGGTAGTTCCGG TGGAGACATACTGCAAGACTCCCGCCTGTATACAGGCAGCAAGCTCCATCCTCAACGCTATGGACCCCAGCGTCGACCCTTGCGACGACTTCTACCAGTACGCCTGTGGGGGATGGGAGCGACAGTCCCCTATACCCCCGGGCTATCAGATGTGGGACAGATTCCAGGAGCTGTCTGGAAAGAACCTGTACGTGTTGAAGAATCTTATAG AAACCAACACAATGCAAGGTGAGGCCATGGGTAAAGTGAAGCAACTGTACAGGAGTTGTATGGATGAGAGCGTCATCAACCGGCAGACAACCCTTGACGACTTCCGGGCAATTATCAAGTCCGTCGGTGGCTGGTCACTTGACGAAGATGACAGCGCTGGCTCATCATGGGACTTCGGTTCGGCCTTAGAGAAAATCCACTCATATGGAGCATGGCCACTTTTTCATGTTAAGGTCGATATTGACGAGAGGCACCCAACTGAACGACATATACTTAAG TTTGACCTCGGTCAGACGGTACTGCCATCCGATCTATTCCCCtcaataaaacagaatcctGACAATCCAACCCCGTCTCCATCCTCCTCCCCATCTCCATCCACCAACACGTCGAACACCTCGACACCAACCCCTTCTCCAACACcgacacaacaacaacagccaAAGAAGACAGTGGAAGAG GTAAAGAAGATATTTTTGGAGGAGACTGTCCATATTTTAATGGCGTTTGGTATGTCAAAGAAAAACGCCACTGAGAGAGCCGAAAAGTTGTTGGATGTGGAAATCGCTATTGCTTCG GCTACACCAAACACATTACACTCGCATGACAGAATGAGGTTATACAACGTGAAATCACTAGCGGAACTGGAGAAAAATTATACTCTG ACCCAGCTGAGTTGGCTCGAGTATCTGAAGAAGCTGAACTTCGTCGTCACCGATGCTGACTACGTTGTGATTCTTCATCCGCACTACCTCACCATCGTCACTCACATCGTCGGGGACTACTTGTCGCGCAAGAATACAACTCA aatacTTAGAGACTACATGGTTCTGTCGCTTGTGCGATCTCTAAAGCCGTACTTTGATCCCAATACATTTGAAGTGTATGAAGAGTCGG AAGAGGAGGAAATGATTGAACACTGGAAGCGATGTGCCTTCTACACAAATTCCGCAATGCAGTTTGCTACGGGGGCAATCTACGTCAGCGGCACAGCCCATGAAGAGAATGCAGAAAAG ATTGAAGACCTCATCGTGTATGTAAAAAGTGCATTCAAGGATTACCTGTTGAGGAAGTTCTGGATGGACAAAGGTACAAGAACAAAGGCATCAGAAAAG atcGACCATATCATAGACAAAATCAGCTACCCCTTGTATATTCTCAATGGTACTTTCCTGGATACCTATTATACGAAG TTTGAGGTTGTCGGGGACTGGTTCAAGAATATTCAAGCTTGGCGGAAGTTCCAGCTGCAGCTTGCAAATAATCTTTTGAAAGAAAAACCAGACAGAAAAAAGAG CTGGCTTCGTCCGCCGGTCACGGTGAACGCATTCTACTCCCCCACAAGGAACGACATCATTTTCCCCATCGCCATGTTCCATCTTCCCTTTTACATTCCAAATGGACCAAA GTCCGTCAATTTTGGTGCTATGGGGTCCATCATAGGTCATGAAATTACACATGCGTTTGACATACAAG GTCGCCAGTATGATCGAGTGGGTCGACTTGAGGAATGGTGGGATCCCCATACAGCTGCCAATTTCGCAGAAACCACTAAATGTATGAAAGGCCAGTATGGAAAATTCAACAGAGATGGCTACAGA GTTAATGGGACCTTTACATTAGATGAAAATATTGCAGACAATGGAGGGCTGCGAGCCGCTGCCTTT GCATATCACATGTGGGTGGATGAGAATAAAGAAGAGACGCCTCTCCCCGGGCTGAATCTAACACACAATCAGGTGTTCTTTGTCAGTTTTGCACAG ATGTACTGctcaaaatatacaaattatgGCTTATTGCATCATCTAGTCACAGATCCACACAGTCCAGGTTTTGCGAG GGTCAACGGCGTTTTAGAAAATTTCAAGACATTTTCCTGGGCGTTCGACTGTCCAAATGCTGCAAAAATGAACTCCAGAATAAAGTGTGAAGTGTGGTAA
- the LOC137265379 gene encoding endothelin-converting enzyme homolog isoform X3 yields the protein MHRTEGRKMLHQHRLALQLFEALAATACTEENELLNANSIKMTEAPFGRSDSEDDIVEDYDDVMTIKSTCLRNRTALEKGLLVIVFLALVVIIGLAVGLTRPRVVPVETYCKTPACIQAASSILNAMDPSVDPCDDFYQYACGGWERQSPIPPGYQMWDRFQELSGKNLYVLKNLIETNTMQGEAMGKVKQLYRSCMDESVINRQTTLDDFRAIIKSVGGWSLDEDDSAGSSWDFGSALEKIHSYGAWPLFHVKVDIDERHPTERHILKFDLGQTVLPSDLFPSIKQNPDNPTPSPSSSPSPSTNTSNTSTPTPSPTPTQQQQPKKTVEEVKKIFLEETVHILMAFGMSKKNATERAEKLLDVEIAIASATPNTLHSHDRMRLYNVKSLAELEKNYTLTQLSWLEYLKKLNFVVTDADYVVILHPHYLTIVTHIVGDYLSRKNTTQILRDYMVLSLVRSLKPYFDPNTFEVYEESGTFRPLEKLIIEEEEEMIEHWKRCAFYTNSAMQFATGAIYVSGTAHEENAEKIEDLIVYVKSAFKDYLLRKFWMDKGTRTKASEKIDHIIDKISYPLYILNGTFLDTYYTKFEVVGDWFKNIQAWRKFQLQLANNLLKEKPDRKKSWLRPPVTVNAFYSPTRNDIIFPIAMFHLPFYIPNGPKSVNFGAMGSIIGHEITHAFDIQGRQYDRVGRLEEWWDPHTAANFAETTKCMKGQYGKFNRDGYRVNGTFTLDENIADNGGLRAAAFAYHMWVDENKEETPLPGLNLTHNQVFFVSFAQMYCSKYTNYGLLHHLVTDPHSPGFARVNGVLENFKTFSWAFDCPNAAKMNSRIKCEVW from the exons atgaCCGAAGCCCCGTTTGGGAGATCAGATTCTGAGGACGACATCGTCGAAGACTACGACGATGTGATGACAATAAAATCGACGTGTCTGAGAAACCGGACAGCCCTAGAGAAGGGTCTCTTGGTCATTGTGTTCCTAGCGCTAGTGGTCATCATCGGCCTGGCTGTAGGACTTACCAGACCCAGGGTAGTTCCGG TGGAGACATACTGCAAGACTCCCGCCTGTATACAGGCAGCAAGCTCCATCCTCAACGCTATGGACCCCAGCGTCGACCCTTGCGACGACTTCTACCAGTACGCCTGTGGGGGATGGGAGCGACAGTCCCCTATACCCCCGGGCTATCAGATGTGGGACAGATTCCAGGAGCTGTCTGGAAAGAACCTGTACGTGTTGAAGAATCTTATAG AAACCAACACAATGCAAGGTGAGGCCATGGGTAAAGTGAAGCAACTGTACAGGAGTTGTATGGATGAGAGCGTCATCAACCGGCAGACAACCCTTGACGACTTCCGGGCAATTATCAAGTCCGTCGGTGGCTGGTCACTTGACGAAGATGACAGCGCTGGCTCATCATGGGACTTCGGTTCGGCCTTAGAGAAAATCCACTCATATGGAGCATGGCCACTTTTTCATGTTAAGGTCGATATTGACGAGAGGCACCCAACTGAACGACATATACTTAAG TTTGACCTCGGTCAGACGGTACTGCCATCCGATCTATTCCCCtcaataaaacagaatcctGACAATCCAACCCCGTCTCCATCCTCCTCCCCATCTCCATCCACCAACACGTCGAACACCTCGACACCAACCCCTTCTCCAACACcgacacaacaacaacagccaAAGAAGACAGTGGAAGAG GTAAAGAAGATATTTTTGGAGGAGACTGTCCATATTTTAATGGCGTTTGGTATGTCAAAGAAAAACGCCACTGAGAGAGCCGAAAAGTTGTTGGATGTGGAAATCGCTATTGCTTCG GCTACACCAAACACATTACACTCGCATGACAGAATGAGGTTATACAACGTGAAATCACTAGCGGAACTGGAGAAAAATTATACTCTG ACCCAGCTGAGTTGGCTCGAGTATCTGAAGAAGCTGAACTTCGTCGTCACCGATGCTGACTACGTTGTGATTCTTCATCCGCACTACCTCACCATCGTCACTCACATCGTCGGGGACTACTTGTCGCGCAAGAATACAACTCA aatacTTAGAGACTACATGGTTCTGTCGCTTGTGCGATCTCTAAAGCCGTACTTTGATCCCAATACATTTGAAGTGTATGAAGAGTCGG GTACATTCAGGCCCCTTGAGAAATTGATAATAGAAG AAGAGGAGGAAATGATTGAACACTGGAAGCGATGTGCCTTCTACACAAATTCCGCAATGCAGTTTGCTACGGGGGCAATCTACGTCAGCGGCACAGCCCATGAAGAGAATGCAGAAAAG ATTGAAGACCTCATCGTGTATGTAAAAAGTGCATTCAAGGATTACCTGTTGAGGAAGTTCTGGATGGACAAAGGTACAAGAACAAAGGCATCAGAAAAG atcGACCATATCATAGACAAAATCAGCTACCCCTTGTATATTCTCAATGGTACTTTCCTGGATACCTATTATACGAAG TTTGAGGTTGTCGGGGACTGGTTCAAGAATATTCAAGCTTGGCGGAAGTTCCAGCTGCAGCTTGCAAATAATCTTTTGAAAGAAAAACCAGACAGAAAAAAGAG CTGGCTTCGTCCGCCGGTCACGGTGAACGCATTCTACTCCCCCACAAGGAACGACATCATTTTCCCCATCGCCATGTTCCATCTTCCCTTTTACATTCCAAATGGACCAAA GTCCGTCAATTTTGGTGCTATGGGGTCCATCATAGGTCATGAAATTACACATGCGTTTGACATACAAG GTCGCCAGTATGATCGAGTGGGTCGACTTGAGGAATGGTGGGATCCCCATACAGCTGCCAATTTCGCAGAAACCACTAAATGTATGAAAGGCCAGTATGGAAAATTCAACAGAGATGGCTACAGA GTTAATGGGACCTTTACATTAGATGAAAATATTGCAGACAATGGAGGGCTGCGAGCCGCTGCCTTT GCATATCACATGTGGGTGGATGAGAATAAAGAAGAGACGCCTCTCCCCGGGCTGAATCTAACACACAATCAGGTGTTCTTTGTCAGTTTTGCACAG ATGTACTGctcaaaatatacaaattatgGCTTATTGCATCATCTAGTCACAGATCCACACAGTCCAGGTTTTGCGAG GGTCAACGGCGTTTTAGAAAATTTCAAGACATTTTCCTGGGCGTTCGACTGTCCAAATGCTGCAAAAATGAACTCCAGAATAAAGTGTGAAGTGTGGTAA
- the LOC137265379 gene encoding endothelin-converting enzyme homolog isoform X5, whose protein sequence is MDLNMEINSALSTDSDAITACTEENELLNANSIKMTEAPFGRSDSEDDIVEDYDDVMTIKSTCLRNRTALEKGLLVIVFLALVVIIGLAVGLTRPRVVPVETYCKTPACIQAASSILNAMDPSVDPCDDFYQYACGGWERQSPIPPGYQMWDRFQELSGKNLYVLKNLIETNTMQGEAMGKVKQLYRSCMDESVINRQTTLDDFRAIIKSVGGWSLDEDDSAGSSWDFGSALEKIHSYGAWPLFHVKVDIDERHPTERHILKFDLGQTVLPSDLFPSIKQNPDNPTPSPSSSPSPSTNTSNTSTPTPSPTPTQQQQPKKTVEEVKKIFLEETVHILMAFGMSKKNATERAEKLLDVEIAIASATPNTLHSHDRMRLYNVKSLAELEKNYTLTQLSWLEYLKKLNFVVTDADYVVILHPHYLTIVTHIVGDYLSRKNTTQILRDYMVLSLVRSLKPYFDPNTFEVYEESGTFRPLEKLIIEEEEEMIEHWKRCAFYTNSAMQFATGAIYVSGTAHEENAEKIEDLIVYVKSAFKDYLLRKFWMDKGTRTKASEKIDHIIDKISYPLYILNGTFLDTYYTKFEVVGDWFKNIQAWRKFQLQLANNLLKEKPDRKKSWLRPPVTVNAFYSPTRNDIIFPIAMFHLPFYIPNGPKSVNFGAMGSIIGHEITHAFDIQGRQYDRVGRLEEWWDPHTAANFAETTKCMKGQYGKFNRDGYRVNGTFTLDENIADNGGLRAAAFAYHMWVDENKEETPLPGLNLTHNQVFFVSFAQMYCSKYTNYGLLHHLVTDPHSPGFARVNGVLENFKTFSWAFDCPNAAKMNSRIKCEVW, encoded by the exons atgaCCGAAGCCCCGTTTGGGAGATCAGATTCTGAGGACGACATCGTCGAAGACTACGACGATGTGATGACAATAAAATCGACGTGTCTGAGAAACCGGACAGCCCTAGAGAAGGGTCTCTTGGTCATTGTGTTCCTAGCGCTAGTGGTCATCATCGGCCTGGCTGTAGGACTTACCAGACCCAGGGTAGTTCCGG TGGAGACATACTGCAAGACTCCCGCCTGTATACAGGCAGCAAGCTCCATCCTCAACGCTATGGACCCCAGCGTCGACCCTTGCGACGACTTCTACCAGTACGCCTGTGGGGGATGGGAGCGACAGTCCCCTATACCCCCGGGCTATCAGATGTGGGACAGATTCCAGGAGCTGTCTGGAAAGAACCTGTACGTGTTGAAGAATCTTATAG AAACCAACACAATGCAAGGTGAGGCCATGGGTAAAGTGAAGCAACTGTACAGGAGTTGTATGGATGAGAGCGTCATCAACCGGCAGACAACCCTTGACGACTTCCGGGCAATTATCAAGTCCGTCGGTGGCTGGTCACTTGACGAAGATGACAGCGCTGGCTCATCATGGGACTTCGGTTCGGCCTTAGAGAAAATCCACTCATATGGAGCATGGCCACTTTTTCATGTTAAGGTCGATATTGACGAGAGGCACCCAACTGAACGACATATACTTAAG TTTGACCTCGGTCAGACGGTACTGCCATCCGATCTATTCCCCtcaataaaacagaatcctGACAATCCAACCCCGTCTCCATCCTCCTCCCCATCTCCATCCACCAACACGTCGAACACCTCGACACCAACCCCTTCTCCAACACcgacacaacaacaacagccaAAGAAGACAGTGGAAGAG GTAAAGAAGATATTTTTGGAGGAGACTGTCCATATTTTAATGGCGTTTGGTATGTCAAAGAAAAACGCCACTGAGAGAGCCGAAAAGTTGTTGGATGTGGAAATCGCTATTGCTTCG GCTACACCAAACACATTACACTCGCATGACAGAATGAGGTTATACAACGTGAAATCACTAGCGGAACTGGAGAAAAATTATACTCTG ACCCAGCTGAGTTGGCTCGAGTATCTGAAGAAGCTGAACTTCGTCGTCACCGATGCTGACTACGTTGTGATTCTTCATCCGCACTACCTCACCATCGTCACTCACATCGTCGGGGACTACTTGTCGCGCAAGAATACAACTCA aatacTTAGAGACTACATGGTTCTGTCGCTTGTGCGATCTCTAAAGCCGTACTTTGATCCCAATACATTTGAAGTGTATGAAGAGTCGG GTACATTCAGGCCCCTTGAGAAATTGATAATAGAAG AAGAGGAGGAAATGATTGAACACTGGAAGCGATGTGCCTTCTACACAAATTCCGCAATGCAGTTTGCTACGGGGGCAATCTACGTCAGCGGCACAGCCCATGAAGAGAATGCAGAAAAG ATTGAAGACCTCATCGTGTATGTAAAAAGTGCATTCAAGGATTACCTGTTGAGGAAGTTCTGGATGGACAAAGGTACAAGAACAAAGGCATCAGAAAAG atcGACCATATCATAGACAAAATCAGCTACCCCTTGTATATTCTCAATGGTACTTTCCTGGATACCTATTATACGAAG TTTGAGGTTGTCGGGGACTGGTTCAAGAATATTCAAGCTTGGCGGAAGTTCCAGCTGCAGCTTGCAAATAATCTTTTGAAAGAAAAACCAGACAGAAAAAAGAG CTGGCTTCGTCCGCCGGTCACGGTGAACGCATTCTACTCCCCCACAAGGAACGACATCATTTTCCCCATCGCCATGTTCCATCTTCCCTTTTACATTCCAAATGGACCAAA GTCCGTCAATTTTGGTGCTATGGGGTCCATCATAGGTCATGAAATTACACATGCGTTTGACATACAAG GTCGCCAGTATGATCGAGTGGGTCGACTTGAGGAATGGTGGGATCCCCATACAGCTGCCAATTTCGCAGAAACCACTAAATGTATGAAAGGCCAGTATGGAAAATTCAACAGAGATGGCTACAGA GTTAATGGGACCTTTACATTAGATGAAAATATTGCAGACAATGGAGGGCTGCGAGCCGCTGCCTTT GCATATCACATGTGGGTGGATGAGAATAAAGAAGAGACGCCTCTCCCCGGGCTGAATCTAACACACAATCAGGTGTTCTTTGTCAGTTTTGCACAG ATGTACTGctcaaaatatacaaattatgGCTTATTGCATCATCTAGTCACAGATCCACACAGTCCAGGTTTTGCGAG GGTCAACGGCGTTTTAGAAAATTTCAAGACATTTTCCTGGGCGTTCGACTGTCCAAATGCTGCAAAAATGAACTCCAGAATAAAGTGTGAAGTGTGGTAA